From the Pangasianodon hypophthalmus isolate fPanHyp1 chromosome 18, fPanHyp1.pri, whole genome shotgun sequence genome, the window TAATAGTGAATATTACATagcataaaaaaattatttacagattatgTTGGCATGCTACATAAGACTTGCAACTGTAGTTGCAGCCAAAGCTTCCATTGACCCAGGGGCTAAATACTAATGCACTGAACACATTCTGCTTTTCTGTTTCATAAAGAAAAGAATTGCACCTTCAAACATTAGAcaaattgtgtaaattaaatgCTAAAATCCCAactaagtccatttcagttctgATTCTAATACTATAAACTGTGGAAACGTtcagggggtgaatatttatgcacaaCAGTGTAGTAACTGTTGTCTACCAAGCAGTCAAGAGTACTGATTATCTGCGGGAGATGTGTTAGGAGCTGGGATTGAGGTACCTGAGGACTGGACTGAGAAACACAGATCAGTGATAAGTGATGCAGGTTGTTCCTCTAGCACATTTGCCCAGCGTTGGTGAtttttctgctctaacacaccagTTAATCACCAGCATCAGTACACACCTTAGATTAGAAAATCACCAACCGCACtcactgccacacacactgGGGCTCAGTGGTGTTTGGCAAATTGAAAGCACTTGTTGTGTTTAACTTGAATGTTTATGTGCAGAAATCTAAAAAGCGAGAATACATGAGCGGGAATACAAAAGTTTTGTGAAAGCCGTAACATAAATACAAAGAGAATCGGCTTTAGTTTTGAGAGAACACCAGGTCTGTggttttttatatattacagtgtatgtttgtgGAGTAAAGCGATGAACACTACATTAAAGGTATTACAAATTCAGATTTAACTGCTTagcctatttaaaaaaaaaaaaaaaaaaaaaatgcaccataTCTCCCATCGTAACCCAAACAGGAGAAAACGCAATTCTCACATAAGTCACTACACTCGCACAGAGCTGAAATCTACACTGCGTGTTAGCGGCGTAATGATTGAGCGATTTGGAACGATGCAACGATTTAAATGAATCAAGGTAACAATCCTAAATCGATTACTATTGATTATAAATCAATTATCAAACAAGGACAGATGACTGGtgcgtataaaaaaaaaaactaataataaaaaaaaaaaaaaaaatcatatttttaaactgatgtgtaaataagcTAGCGAGTGATTTGTCTGTAACtctgatgcttttttaaaacagtCCTTCTCTACATCATTACCAGTCGTAAATTAACGCTAGGCCTACTCCAGATTCAGAACAAAGTTGAAATCGAATCGTTATTGTATCATTGCAGATTCAGtgatatcatcaaatatcaaatctcTGCCTTATGAATTGAAATCGCATCCTATCCTATCCTGTCGTATCGTGtagaagcctgaggtttacactcCTAGTGCGTATCAGCTGCTGAATCTGCAGCAGACTTGATTGGTTCATGATGCCCTTATTTGTCACTGGTGGCCATCTTtcaaaaatagagagagagagatgacaaaAGCAAAACACTGGCATATATCCAGCGATGTagttaaatgtgttttgtgtgttgcaGTAGAAAATTCGACACTATCTTATCTCAAAACTCCTTATTTCCAGAAATTGCTTTGTGGCTGTGATGTTTCTACAATGAGATGTTGATTTCATTATGGTTTGGATTTTTCTGACACCCCATCACAATTTGTAcggaaaataaaaaatcagctAAAACAGCATGTGGAATGGAGATATTTTCAGTACATTCGTTACTTCCACCCAGTGTGTCAGGTTGTTTAAGCGGTTGAGTAGAACGCCTCAGCGCACACACTGTGGTGtaaattcattttgtttctgtgtACATTACTTACAACATTATATGGATGTTCTATAATTAGTGAATCTGCATTTTGTATGAATGTAATTCATGACTGAGTATTAACCGGCGCTTCTTTTGGCGTCTCTCTCGCAGGCCGGCACCGATGGGTCATTTACACCACAGAGATGAACGGCAAGAGAACACTGTGGGACGTTGACGGCAGCATGGTGCCTGCAGAATGGTAACGTGCCACAAATCTCTCCATCTGCATCatccagcattaaaaaaataagctgTTAATAAGAAAAGTTCTGTTTTGAATGTAGCCTCGTTCAGTAGCTGTCACTTTGACGACAGTGCCATTGGGCTACATTTGTATAAGAAAGTGAGAAGCAGTTCAACTTTCACATATAACTTCATTTTGCTGTATCGATTGTGGATATGCAATATGTGGAGATTTCTTCTGTCGTTCTTTGTATTGACTGTTGTTTGGGGTGTGAGAATTTATGCCATTGTTTAATGGTTCAATAAACGGCACAGTACAAAAAAACCATCACGACCTCTTCACTCAGGATTTTTGGCATCAATACTTACTCAGCTGAACAAATGTGCTAATCTGAATGTGTTTCTCAGGCACCGGTGGCTGCACTGCATGACTGACGACCCTCCCACCACACATCCTCCAGAGCCCAAGAAGTTTCTGGCGGAAATCCACCAGATCAACGTGAGCGGAACCTCAGATTGTTACGTCCCGTATTCCACCACTCCTAAGAAAATCCACGAGTGGGTACCGCCTAAAGTTGGACAGCAGTGACGCCAGTCTCAATAAAACACGTCATTATCTGTCTGAATCTTAATCTTGTAAATTATAGCTGGGATTTATAACTGTAAATGATTAAATCTACAAAACCTCCCTGTGTGTGTTGGTCTGTTCCATTTCATCAGAAAGCATATTTCAACCTAAGACATTTCCTTTGTACTATTttatattgattaatttttttttcttgttgacACAACTCCAGCTCTGAtgacatttgtgtttttaagtGGAATAGCTGAGAGTTGCTGAGTTCCTGTGTTTCCTTTCCTGACTACAGCTACAGTTACTACTGAAGAAACCTCAGCTactttgtgaatttatttaaagcttttatttttcaaacacAGTAAGATTTTTAAGTAGTGCATTTTTCTACAGAAGAGCTAAGTACCTGAGTTTTCCAGTAATGTCTAACAGGGATGGAGACACTCCGAGGATCTTGGTCCTCTCCATTATACAGAACATTGTAAGCTCCTTTATATTGTTAGATTTGTCTGTGTGGACTTCCCTCTTCAGTTAAGCCCATGGCTTTTTCGTAGGGTTCACATCCAGAGACTGAGATGATCATGGCAAAGCACTGATTTTGTGTCTCTAAATATTTATGGATTGATTTGGTAGTATATTTGGCACATAATGTTGAAAGCTCTGTCTATGGCCAAGTCTGggagaggcaaccaggtttttgGCAGAGATAACCTGGTACTCGGAGTTTTGTCAAAAATGGCATACGTATAATTCTTcttgtgtttgaaaaaaaaagtcattaaaactATACAGTGTTGTTCTGTCAGTGTTTTcactcaaaatatcacttactCCATGCTGTTCTTTTGAtgtattcattttcatgaaggttgccaataattctggagggcactgtGGGTGAATAATTAGATAGACAG encodes:
- the ndufa12 gene encoding NADH dehydrogenase [ubiquinone] 1 alpha subcomplex subunit 12, yielding MAEYVHLVRRAVGQITGHGGVKGFLLQLFRANDVKTGALVGIDKYGNKYYEDKLYFFGRHRWVIYTTEMNGKRTLWDVDGSMVPAEWHRWLHCMTDDPPTTHPPEPKKFLAEIHQINVSGTSDCYVPYSTTPKKIHEWVPPKVGQQ